The nucleotide sequence CCGCCGCATGCTGAACGAGTCGACGCAGCCGTACGCATTGTTCGACAGCAGCACGAAGTCCGGCATAGGGCACTTCCAGAACTTGATCACCCGATTCGTCACGCGCCGCAAGCCGAAAAGAGGAAAGTAGAGTCGGCGGGAAAACAAGGGGTCGGTCAGAAACGCGGCGCCGCCGGTCTGGATGTACACCGTTCGGTGTCCCAGGAAGGTCAAACTCGAGCGGTCCTCATCCACTCTGGTTATTTCAATTGGGGCGCCGGGGACCTCGTTCGGCCAGGAGCCTAATCGGACGCCCAGCAGGCCCGCAAGGCCAGGAATCTTGCGACATAGCGCGATGCTGAGCTTCTCAAGCAAAGCGCCCCGCTGCCGAGGTAGAGCGAACCCGGAAACGTCGCCGCGGACGTGCCAGGGGTTCAGAAACCATGGCAGCAGCCGCATGACCGCTTACCACGGGGCGCCGTAAACGGCGGCACACGGGCGAACTAGACACGCCTCCGTGCCCTTATACGATGCCAGTACGCAACGCCAATGACACCGCAAAGCCATTTATAACGCAACAACAGCGATCCACGCCGATGTGCGGAGTGCCGAAGGCAAAACGGCACCTGGCTCcccacccggagctgcgacTACACATTCTACGTTATTCCAGAAGCCGCCGCCCAAAATGGTAGGTGGAATCTAATTGCGGAGAATACGGTGCAGTCGATTGCCAAGAGGTTCGTGCCGCTGTTCGACCGCGTGCTGGTCTCGAAGATCAAGCCGGATGCCAAGACCAAGTCAggtctgctgctgccggaGTCTTCTAACCTCTCGTCGAAGCTCGCCACCGTTAGTTCCAGTGTACGGCGGAATATTGTTGCCAGGTGCTGGCTGTGGGCGCAGGAAGGCTGAACGCAAAGGGAGAGCTTATTGCGCCGACCCTCAAGAAGGGCGACACCGTCGTCATACCGGAGTACGGCGGGATGGAGCTAAAGTTGGACGGCGAGAAATACACGGTCTACAGGGAGGAGGACATCATAGGAGTCGTCAACCAGAATGCTTAACGCCAGTTGCCCACCGGCAACAACAGTGAGCACGCTTCAGAAGACCTGACGCGAGCTGGATGATCGCCGCTCCAACTAGTCGGCCCACATAAACACCGTTGTACCGTGTTAAATACGTTTGACCGTTGCTTCCGCTGACACATGCCCCCTAACCGAAGTTAATGATGCTGCGTGGGACTTCCGTGGTGAAGGTAACAGCTACATGGCGATAATAGATTGTAAGAAAGCGTGTCTATGTTTGGACAGCATGTAGACACAAAGCAGCGTTACATCacgtaggtgatgctaagGCGCTTGCTCCTCTGACAAAGAAGCTTTTGGGGCCGTCCTCGGGGCCTCGATACAGCCCGCACCCGATGATGCTGCGACACATGACGCTGCTGCGAAGAAACCTACCGCAAATCGCGCTTGGGCACGCcttcgtccagctgctcgttACCCAAGGAACGAATCAGCTTCATCCCTTTGACGACCGTGCCCAGGACGACGGGCCGCCGGCCCAGGCAGGGGTTGCCCACCAGCGTTATTAGGAACCTCGATGTCATCCCCACCTGGTCGCTGGTGGATAGCATCGCAACATCGCCCTCCTGCATAAACGGCAGCTCAAAACTCTCCTCGGGCATGGTGCGTCCGTAGATGGTGCATGAGCTCAAGGGGCCGCCGGGGTGGAACAGCTGCCCGAAAATGATGCCATTGCGGGGAAAGACCTGGTCCACCTTGGAATTTAGGAACCCGATGCGGCGTCCGCCCACATCGTACCCCTTGCACATCTGCACGAAGTTCTCGCACGTAAGCGGCTGGTGGTGTCCGTAGAGGCCGATGAGGATGCGGCCAAGGTACCGGCGGTCGGCCGCTAGGTCGAAGTACACGTAATCCGTAATGGCATCCTCCGACAACGACGAGTTCTCGTGCACGGTCACTGCACTGCGACGCTTGTTGTAGTAGGTTGCGCAGCCCACGGCTCCCTAAGGCCACGTTACACAAGCAACCACGCACCTACCAATAGCGCCTTAGTGCCCCAAGACAAGCCGCCGACCTTGCGCGCGGCGAAACACAGAAGGTCGACTGGCAGGAGGAGAGTACTACGCATGGCTCTTAGACGCCAGAGCCAGGGCACTTAACCGTGTGATGCCGCTGCTCCATGGAATCCTGCACCTGACGGCTTCGGATGACTGCTGCGCCGCGACACAGCACACCTCAACAATTTGACGGCGCTGCGATATATATGCCTATCCTGAACTCTATCGGATGGCGGCAGAGTGACGCTGCTGCGCGGTATCGTTCTAGTTGTGCGATGTGCTGAACCGACCCACTAACGTGGGAACAACGCCGGCCAAATTTGAGCGAAGAAGCAACTGTGTCGGCGAATTCGGTGTTATAATTTAATCGCAGCCGCGATAATGTGCTTAGACAGGTTGATTCCACCGTGCAATCACGCGTTGCTCGCGTAGTTACGTCACAATTTGATAACGCATACAATGTAGCCGTGCAGCCGTCAAAACACTGTCTCGCCGCTTGAACGAACCTGAAATACGTAATATAATGCTGCCACTAAGCGTTAGCGGATTCGCGCATCACGTACAACCCCGGTAACGCCGTAGAAGGATGCCAACCGGCATACACATTGCACAGTCTAATAACAACTGCTAACCAACGAACTATCTCATACTTGCAGCCACATATGCGCGAACCCGTTTAGGTGTAGCGGTATTACGCCGCGGAGCGCGTAAAAAAGAAATTTATTGCTACAATGCATAAACGACATTATCCGGTGGGCATGTTCATAACAAAATGGGCTCCATTTAAGCCTTTTCGAACGTTTTGGCAAGGTATTCGCCCGTGGATTCGGCGGTCGGGGCCATGGCGGCGGCACCCTTCCTCCAGTTGGCCGGGCAGACGTGGCCGGATTCGTCGGAGAACTTGATGGCGTCGAACACGCGCAGGGTCTCGTCCACCGAGCGGCCGATGCCCAAATCGAAGACTGCGACATGGCGCACCTTTCCAGCTTTGTCTATCAGAACCGATGCCCTCTGAGCGAATCCCTCGGGGCGCAGCATGCCGAAGCTCTTAGAGATGGAGCGCGACAGGTCGGAAACCAAAGGGAACTTTACGCCTTGAACGCCGCCTTGCTTCAGATCCATCTGGCTCCACGCCAGGTGGGAAAAGGGGGAGTCCACTGAAACGCCGACCACCTTGATGCCGCGCTCCTCGAACTCGGAGATGCGCTCCGAAAAACCCAGAAGCTCGGAAGGGCACACGAAGGTGAAGTCGAGCGGGTAGAAGACCATCAGGCCGTAGGAGCCGCGGAAGTGCTCCGCAGCGTCGAAGTCCTTCACGGAACCGTCGACAACGGCGGAAGATTTGAAACTGGGCATCTCTCGGCCAACCAGGTCGGCAAGGTTAACGGAGCAAGACGATGCCTGTGTGCCGAAAGCCCTTCGCGAAGCGGCGCTGTTAACCCAGCTGCCGTGCAGGGAAGCGGGCGTTCTCAAACAGCGCGTAACCGACGACCCGGGGCAGCGCATAGCGGCCCTGCAGGCTGCGGCAGACACGCGGACAACGCTGCCGATCATGGTGAAGAGCAAGATTATACGCAAGTGTAAAAGTATCCGGGAAGCCGGTGACGCTGGAATAGACGGGGACTGAGGCGAGCACACTGAACACACCACGCAACACCTAAAGCGCCGCGCACGTACACACCAGAAACCCTCAAACTGCTATAACTGCGCCAAAACATGAACACGCGTTGGGTGTGGAAGACAACTTAAAGCACAGTTCGCTAGAAACGGGTAGCGGCGGCATCCCGGTGTGAAGCTCCGGCCGACAACGTGAGACACCGAGCTTTCAGCGCCGGCGCGACGACGTCGCAGCCCAGGATACAGCGCTCTGCTGCAGATAGAGCCTGCACGATGTACCTAGAGCCCTAATACACCACCACGTAGCCTTTGCACGGGAAGTGGGTATGCTCCAGCATGCCACCGCTCCTTCCCGCCCGAAGCAACGTCCCACCTGGCGGCTACATTACAACCAAAATTCCTACGACCGCTCACGTGAGTTGGCGAACAACATGTGATTTGCGGGTGCCACTGGCAGATCAAATCTCCACGTTGTACGCGTTGTCACGGTTGAACCTCCAGAACTCTTGGTGGCGCAGGTAGTTGTTGCAAAACCCGGCCTGACGCATGATAGAGCGACACTAGACGACAGGACGTACCAGGGTGCCCAGGACGGCGCCAACGGGCCACGTGTAAGATTCCTCCTTCGCCAAGGCAAGCTTGATGTGATACTCGGCTTCGTCCTCAACCTTCATGAAACCGAACATGAACCCGAACACCGCACCCATGGTGCAGGCGATCACCAAAATAACCAGAACCTGAGTGCAAGTTAGCGGCCCGAAACACATGTGGTCAATACACGAGAACATGATAAGGCATCGCAGTCAGCGTCCTCACGCCGCCGCCCTGGGCTGGGCCAGCGCCGCTGCAAAGCTAAAAGCGAAACCATTGGCACACGAAGCAGAAACATGGACTAATTACTAACCTGCGATTTCGACTCGACCAACGGACGTGCGACGGAAGTCTCGAACATGGAGATGAAGTAGTTGACGAGGTCGACGATGGTGAACGTCAGGGCAAAGGAGATCGAAATGCCCAGCAGCGTGTATATCGCCACCTTGAGCACAAACGGGAAATGCGTAAACCAGCTCTGGCGCAAGAAAAAGCACACGAATCCGGACGCAACGATCTGAACCTCGTCACGAGCACACAGGAGACCACCTACCATCAGTCCGAAGTAGCGGAGAAACTGACGCTGCTTACCGTCAACCTCCGCCGTCGAGATGTTCAGACGCCAGAGAATCACGATACCGATAACGATGAAGGTGAACGCGAAGTACTGCGATGGAGTGAAACACAACGGACGCAGACACACCAGAGTGAAGAACGGCGAGGTAGACACCTCAACCAAGGCGCAGTTCACGATGAGCGAGCATATTGTGCCGATAACGCAGCCGAAGCACGAAGCCAAAAGCGTGCTCCAAAAGGGCAATTTCGACAACGGCATCTCGTTGTCGAACCACGCCACGTAGTCGCCATTTCTGGTGAGGCTGAAGTCGTCGGAACTTATAGATTTCATCATTTCGCCTAACCGATATAAATATGCTGTAAACGCAGCCTGCAACGGATGACTTGCAGGCTCAGTCACACCATACGAAACGGGCACACAACACGTCCCAGCAGCCAACTACACACATCACATACACAATACACTATGCGTGCGATTACAGTTCGTCTAGTTCACGGTTTATCTCGCGTAATTCCAGTGACGCGGCCACCAGATCGTCCATGAGCCGGCGTATGCGTGCCTTGGCTGCGTCCTGCGCACAGGTGAACACGGAAGAGGCCACCACCGACCTCTGGTTCCTTGTTTCCCTCGCCAGACTCCGCCTTGGCACGAGCGTAGGCCTCTTCACTCGCTTCCTAACAGCTTTTACGGTCAAAACAGGCGCTTCCCACCTCTTCGAGGTCCTCCTTCAGGCCGGAGTCTGCACACTGTCCACACACACGAACTACGCAACGCACCTTCAGCGTCTTCGAGTGTCTTCTCGTTACGTTCGAACCTGAGCAGAAATGCAACACACAAAGTGGCCCTGTACCGATCCTCGgcgtcgtccagctgcgcaaTTTCACGGCACGCAACAGCGTCGACTTACCTCCTGGCccacatcgtcgtcatcggcTTCCTCGCGACCCTGACGCTTTTATAACAACACCATACACACTCAAATAGGCTGGTGAAAGACACCAAGGGAAACGACGCACGGCAGATGTGCAGAAATTGCGCAATTACTTAATGAGCGGAACAGAGTTGCTCGCGACCGTATAGCGTacctcgtcgtcatctaTATCGTCTTCGTCTAtatcatcgtcgtctcgGCTGGCAGCGCGCTGCGCCGCTTTCACGGAAGACGCTGCGCCGCTGACTGCCGCGGAAGACTCCAGCGACCGCGCGCCATCGACCTCGCAGCGGTTGCAGAGAGCGACAAACCAAAATATAAGCACCGACGCCGTTATATGCATCGCTCAATGCGTATTGTGGCGGGAAGGTCGGTCGAAGACCGGTACCGCCGACGGTGGGCGGAGCTCCGACACGACAGCACAGGCAACCAGACACAACTCCACATTCGCTCATTAAAATCGGCTAGTGTACCGCGAACAGTACTGTATGACTTGTTAGAATATCTGTCTACCAACGGCCCTGTGTTCGGTCCGCCGAATACGGGTGCGCACCTGACGGAGATCGGCAATCTCGCACATTCCGCCGGGCTCGGCACCCGCGCTCGGATATGATAGGCTGCGATAAAGCACGACTTCACGCGTTCGGCACGAAGTCGCGGTCGTTCACCACAATCTTGTACATGACGCTGTTGAATGGCGAACGCAGGCGCAACTTGGCAATCATGCGCTGGGAAAACGACTGGCTGGTGGCCTTCTTCATCAGATCCGGGCTGAACCACGTCTGGATGCCCAGGTACTGGTAACGGTCCAGCTGGCCTCCGTGGGTCATGTTCTCCAGGCGAACAAGCTTggtgctgccgtaacctgcGCACAGTGACGTGGCGTCGTGGACCGGAGCGGTAACGCTCCAAACGCGAACCCTACATCTTTCACAACAGTTGCAGATGTTAACAGCTAGGTCGCATACGAAATCACCCACCTTCCTGCGTCTGGAGGTACCGCGTCAGGCACTTTACATTGTTCTCGAACTCAGACGAGTGCTCCGGGTCGACCTCGTAAAAACTCAAAAAGGCGTAGTCGCGCTGAGAGAACGCCGGGTGCACCTCCCAAACGCGTTCCAGATCGGGGTTGGTGAACGCGTACGAGGTGATAAAGCCCAGCGTGAACGTCACAGCCCTGTTCACGAACCTACGCGTGAACACTGTGCCGCCGACTGTGCGAGCTACGTGCAGCATCCCGCTATCCTGCCGATGTGTGATTACACACACCCTGTCATGGTAAACGGCGACTGCTCATAAAGGCGCCGGGCGGCGTTCGACGCCCTGAGTCCCCCATCAGATGGCGACTGCGGAAGGCCGCGAGAAGGAGTGGCAGTTCGCCGTTTCCGAACCTTCGAACGCACGCCTATGGGTGTGTCATGAGGGTATGAATTTTACGCCGCGAGGGTAATGGCACGCAACGCCGTGGACATCCAACAGTGGCGATCATGAGACACCGGCTGCTCTCGGCGCTGATTACGCGAGGTTGCCACTCGACTCCGCCACTGAAGCACGCGCTGGCCAACATAAACAGGCGCGCTCAGTGCCATAAGAGGCTCTTCCACACCAATATCGCAAACAACAACGCAGATAGGTGAGCCGACGACCAGGCGACGTGATCACTGGGCCGCAGCGTGACCTTCGTGTTCGTCAACCAGGACGACAAGGAGACGGAAGTCACGGTGCCAGTGGGCACCACTGTACTAGAAGCAGCCCACAAATTCAA is from Babesia bigemina genome assembly Bbig001, chromosome : IV and encodes:
- a CDS encoding membrane protein, putative — encoded protein: MMKSISSDDFSLTRNGDYVAWFDNEMPLSKLPFWSTLLASCFGCVIGTICSLIVNCALVEVSTSPFFTLYFAFTFIVIGIVILWRLNISTAEVDGKQRQFLRYFGLMSWFTHFPFVLKVAIYTLLGISISFALTFTIVDLVNYFISMFETSVARPLVESKSQVLVILVIACTMGAVFGFMFGFMKVEDEAEYHIKLALAKEESYTWPVGAVLGTLAGFCNNYLRHQEFWRFNRDNAYNVEI
- a CDS encoding antioxidant, AhpC/TSA family, putative, producing MPSFKSSAVVDGSVKDFDAAEHFRGSYGLMVFYPLDFTFVCPSELLGFSERISEFEERGIKVVGVSVDSPFSHLAWSQMDLKQGGVQGVKFPLVSDLSRSISKSFGMLRPEGFAQRASVLIDKAGKVRHVAVFDLGIGRSVDETLRVFDAIKFSDESGHVCPANWRKGAAAMAPTAESTGEYLAKTFEKA
- a CDS encoding peptidyl-prolyl cis-trans isomerase, cyclophilin-type, putative encodes the protein MRSTLLLPVDLLCFAARKVGGLSWGTKALLGAVGCATYYNKRRSAVTVHENSSLSEDAITDYVYFDLAADRRYLGRILIGLYGHHQPLTCENFVQMCKGYDVGGRRIGFLNSKVDQVFPRNGIIFGQLFHPGGPLSSCTIYGRTMPEESFELPFMQEGDVAMLSTSDQVGMTSRFLITLVGNPCLGRRPVVLGTVVKGMKLIRSLGNEQLDEGVPKRDLRIIGCGLYRGPEDGPKSFFVRGASALASPT